The Pogoniulus pusillus isolate bPogPus1 chromosome 3, bPogPus1.pri, whole genome shotgun sequence nucleotide sequence ACGCTTCAACACCATCACAACAAAACCCCTACAGATATTCAGACGTAAGGGCAAGTTTGATTCTTCAGTAAGTTATTATACACCAAAGGATGTTTTGCTTCCAGTAGGTAAAGGAACCTCTTCATAAACTACTTTGAGATAAGGGAACTTTATAGGTAAAAACCAGTATTCCAAGTTGTAAAAGAGGTAAAACTGATGATTCAAGATGACACGATCAATTATTTTTATAAGATCCACAAAAAATTCTCTGACTGTCTGATGAGGTTTGAATGGATAGTAGAAGTCTCTTATAGCTGTTGCCAAGGTTTTGTTTCCCTGTGGTCCAAAGACAGATGTCTCATTTCCCAAATAAACAGGTTCTCCACTGAATAAAACAATGCTTGTATAGTTTGTTTGTATCTTCTTAAACACAGCTCCTAAATCAGCAAGCTTCTGGTATGTTCTCAGGATAAATTTAGAGCACTCATAAGAGTCAAACCATACTACTGACTGTTTGTCAGGACTTGCTTGAACTGTCCAGGTCTCATAGTAAATGCCAGTCTCATTGTCGTATTTTACCCATTTTGCCATTTCATTAAACATGCTTCCTGTAAGAGATGAAAATAACTATTACAGAGACAAGGTAACAAATGTACAACTCAAAATGTTAGTCATCTGCTTCAAGGTTCACCTCCCTTCCCTGCACAAGTTTACCCATGTTACCGAACCCTACAAAGGAAAATGGATATCCCAGTAAATAAACTACACATGGAAGTTATTTACATGGTGGTTCCTTTTTCTGCCCCATTTCCTGTTACTGTGCCAGAACACCCAAGTTTCAGAGAACCATGACACTTCTCATTTGCTTTATCCATGGACACCAACAGGACAGGTAGTATGATTTACAAGATATGCTGACACAATGTTCTACCAGTGAAACAGGTGCTCCTGCACTTTCTCTAGTTTTAACAGGATTCGGGACAGAAGTTTTCATGTCTGTCCACAAACGGAATCATAGGATTGAAACATCCTTCTGTTTTAGAagcttctctgccaacaaaATTGAACTATGCCAAAGGGTGTGAAGATCAGTAAACTTAAAACCCTTAaagttttctttgtgttttggtggtttctttcctgtgttttttttttgtgtgtatgcatgtgtttgtttttcatttagAATAGGTTTGGAGCATTCTGGTGATGGCAATTTCACAACCGGAACAAGGAAGATGTCTCTAACTCACCTCATCTCTCTGGCACCTCCCTACAGATGATGCATCTGCCTTTCCAAAACAGAGCTGAAGCACAAGGCTAATTTccctccttttgtttttcccaTAGTCCCAGGACTGCACCTCAGTCTAATGCCTTCCTGCTCTCACTTTCCTCAGTCATGGCACAGGATACAACCATCCATGCCTCTGACCTGTCTAGTATCTCATATTCATAGCATGACCAGATTTTGCAGATTCTTCTTGTGTGATACATCAGATGACAGCTTGCAACCATAGCAGTGTTCCAAGCCATGACCTTTCTTTAGCTGCAAGTGTCACTGCTGTggatgcagcagctgtgcttgctAGCTGCTAACAACAGGTAAGACTGTTGCAAGCCCAGAGACTGGAAGAAAGCAGTTACCTCACAGTTCAGGGATAGCAAACATCAGTGTGTCCCTAACACCACCCTGCGCACAACAACCAACCTACTGCATTAAGCCTGAATTCACTTCCACTCTGCATTTGTCAAGACCAATGAAGAGCACTGCATGACGTGCATTTCCCTCCAAAACAAGCTGCAAAGGTCAGTCACTGCATCTGCTCTTCACCACAGAGAGCAAATGCATCTCACGCTTACCCTAAGTTAAGGCAAGTGTGCAAACTACTACCTCAGAACAACTGAAGCTCTGCACATTCACCTACTAGGCTACCCCATTATAATTGTTTTTCACTCCACACTTAAGAGCTTTTGGGCTTCACAGtaaaaataacaataatttTGTTTAGTTAAAAGTGTTGGATACGTTCTTTTTAAATTGTCCATGACTTGGTTTAATAAAATAGCAAGTCTCTCTCAAGAACTGTACTTACTATACACTGTACAGGGGCTTGAAGCTCCCCTTTATTTTCTACCATATTAGCTTCCTAGTGCATATTCTGCAAGGTGTGCAATTGAAAAGGGCTTCTCTCTCCTAACAAgaccaagatcatagaatcaaacaggttggaagagacctctaagatcatccaggccaacctagcacgcagccctatccagtcaactagaccatggcactaagtgcctcatccaggcttttcttgaagacctccagggatgacaactccaccacctccctgccaatcactctctctggcaacaacttccccctaatatccaacctacacctcccccggcacaacttgagactgtgtccccttgttctgttgctggttgcctgggagaagagatcaagcccacctgcctacagcctcccttcagatagttgtagacaacagtgacctctgccctgagcctcctcttctccaagctaaacagccccagctccctcagtctctcctcacagggctgtgctccaggcccttcaccagtcttggtgccattctctggacacattccagcatctcaacatctctcttgaattcagaagcccagaactggacacagtactcagggtgtggcctgaccagtactgagcacaggggaagaataacctcccttttcctacttgccacacagctcctgatacaggccaggatgccattggctctcttgggcacctggccacactgctggctcatgttcagcctactacctgccagtacctccaggtcccttttgtcctggctgctctcagccactctgtccccagtctgtagcgctgcttggagttgttgtggccaaagtgcagaaccctgcacttggccttgttaaatccatccagcctggcaaggtccttctgcagggttctcctaccctACAACAGAGGACTAGAAGTTCTGGCCTTAACATCTTAAATTAAACTAAAATATTACGGGTTAATGTAATCTGTTGAAAAATGCCTAGACATTCAAAAAAATAGACCTTGGATATTCCTGCCCTACTTCCACAGAAGCAGCATACCCCTAAGTAACATTAACATGGCTGACAggctttaaaagaaaatgagaatcCTTCAGTATGGTCTCTGACATTGCTGACAAACAGCTCCTAGCAAGGGCAAAGAGGGCTGATTCATATGTAATGCCCTTTCCCACAAGATAGGATGCTTTTAGCCTGCTCTCTGGAGGAAGCAAGTTCAGCTGATGATGTTGTCCATCTGCGCCTGCATCCATTCACCTTCCTCCATGGCAAGCTTCAGATTCCTAGTCAAATTCAGGCAATTCAAAACTCTCCGAGATTCTGCCTGCCTaaaagtttcatggaaacaggaAGTGAGAGACAAGGACAGCAACAGTGCCTCCACGAGGAACCACCATAACATCATCCTTCTCAGGCATCAAATAATCCACACAGGCAAGAAGCATTACAAATTCCATACCTATGTGGTAATACTTAACTTGCTATTCATACAAAGAATCTAACTATATCAGGCATTAAAGACCTGTCATGAGCTACAAACTCACAAGGCAGCAACTCTGCTTGGTCCATTGCCATAAGAACAGTTTGGAATTTCTTAGCAGCACGGGACAGATTTTCTAGAGCTGCTAAAGGTGGAAGGGGGCAAACATCAGGCTCCACTGTGCCTTGTATGTTGCACTGACTTCAGAGAGTAAGCAGTTTTGGTCACATGAAATCCAGCTTTCCAAGTCCTCAGCAGATTTTGTTCCTAAGTCATTCACTGTACTACTACACTAATCAACCAGATtgtttaaatcatagaatcacagaactttagaggttggaagggacctccagagatcatcaagtccaacctccctgccaagacaAGATCACCTAGGATAGTTTATTCTAGGATTTCAGTGTTCAATATTTATCAGGAAACCAGTCTGGTGATCCTCCATATATTTAGAGGTGTAAATCCTGGTTTCGTCCTATAACATATGCCAGAGACCTATTACTGGGGGCACTTGCACAATTTTTAGTGACACATTAATAGGGAAGACAGAAATAGAGATTAATATTCTTTGTGTTTTTTAATACTGCTTCTAAACATGCCTTGTTTGCTCAGCAACGTATACATTGTCACCATTTTTTCTATGTCATCAGTCATCTACCACTTCACAACATGCTTTGTTTTGGTGAAGCCATGTGAAAAGAGTCCATAATGGTTCtgtttaattatttttacaTTGAAAAGACTCAAGTGTTTTTGTACAGCAACATCAAATGACTCTCTTCTATGAGCTCTTTAGTGTGTGCATTGTTCAAAACTCAGCAGCCTCATACAGCTTTCCGCATTACAGACAGTACAGAGAAAATATTTCCATTTGAAACTAGCATTGCCTACTAGCATTGCAAATaacctacaaaaaaaaaagatactgcTTGATATGCTGAGTCTTTATGATAGTAGCATCTGAAGCATCTCAAACATCCGAAGTTTACCTGATATTGTGGTCACAAGAACTAAAGTTCCATTTTCCTTCCAGTGTGCATCATCTATTCCTTCATAaaagcaggcagctccctggtTACACCAGAATGGTGCATTCATGCCAGGCCGGAGATGTGGAAATGTGCAGTTCCCAAGTTGGAAGAGTTCATACCATTCCATTGTGTAGTTTTTGTCCATCAGAGAGCTCTTGAAACCCACAGCATCGTGCATAAttttctggaaaagagaaaagagaataaACAAACACCCAATACCTTAATGTAAGAACTTCACTTTGACCTTTACAGAAGATAAGACATTTGGAAGCTGTTGCACGACAGGGTGAGGCGAAGGAGTTCCTGTAACATCTTGGATTTAGTAGCATTGGTGCACAACACACTGAATTAAATCACACACATACTTTTATAATAGGATCACATTGCCTCAGTGGTTACCTATCTATTCCTCACACATTCTGTTATTTGGAGGTAGATATTCAAGCCTTCTTTTGAATCCTTAACCCCAGTGGAGTATTAAAGAAAGAGCAGAACAGGGTTACCAGAAACAGGTCTTAGCAATGAAAACCAGTAAAGGAATGAGGTAAGTATCTTTTTAAAAAGCTGTAAATACATAAATTCAAACTTAATTTCTGAGATAATGATTTTTAAGCTAATTCCATTTTTGATTCTGTGTGCTTTGTTTTGATGTTGCTATTTCATATTCACTAGTATTTTTTTATCCATTAGGCATCATTCTTTGACGTTTAATTATGCTATTGAGGTAGCC carries:
- the CLN5 gene encoding ceroid-lipofuscinosis neuronal protein 5, with protein sequence MGAAWHYQSFLLLLLAAAWGPCFSGMLRSSQRRWPVPYRRFDYRPKTDPYCQARYTFCPTGSAIPVMKEEDVIEVYRLQAPVWEFKYGDLLGHLKIMHDAVGFKSSLMDKNYTMEWYELFQLGNCTFPHLRPGMNAPFWCNQGAACFYEGIDDAHWKENGTLVLVTTISGSMFNEMAKWVKYDNETGIYYETWTVQASPDKQSVVWFDSYECSKFILRTYQKLADLGAVFKKIQTNYTSIVLFSGEPVYLGNETSVFGPQGNKTLATAIRDFYYPFKPHQTVREFFVDLIKIIDRVILNHQFYLFYNLEYWFLPIKFPYLKVVYEEVPLPTGSKTSFGV